The Thiovulum sp. ES genome segment ATTTTCATCTGATGATTTTTCATCTATTTCACCCAATTTGAGAGGGCTTCCATTCTTTCATATGCAGTCAAATCAAGTTTCACAGGAGTGATTGAAGTTTTTCCATCAAAAATTGCCTCAAAATCTGAACGAAAACCTTTTTTCTTTTCTCTAACTTCCCAATTTAGGGGATGAGTGCCAAGCCAAAAATGGGTTTCATTTTGAGGAGAATCACATTGTTTAAAATCATTTCCATAAATTCTGTGTCCAGAAAAAGTGATTTCAGGTTTTCCATCTCCTTTTGGCGGAATATTAATATTCAAAAGTTCTCGTTCTCCAATTGGCATTTCTCCTTCAAATATTTTTCTAACGATATTTTCAATGACACTTTTTGCGAGAGTGTAGTCGATATTTTTCCAGTTGCCACCTTTTCCAATAACTTGAGAAATTGCGATTGATGGAAAACCTTGCAAAACTCCCTCCATTGCACCTGCAACAGTTCCAGAATATGTAATATCTTCGCCTAAATTTGCACCTTCATTTATTCCACTAACAACAAGATCAAAGTTCATATTTTTAAAAATTGCATTTTTTGAGAGATAGACACAATCGCTTGGAGTTCCATCATCAATTTTGTAAATGTCTTTTTCAAGCTCAACAACTTTTAGAGGATTTTTGAGAGTTAGACTATGGGCAGAGGCACTTTTTTGGTGAGCAGGAGCAACAGTTACAACACGACCAAACTTTTCTAAAACTTCGCGAATTGCAATAATTCCACTCGCATCAAATCCATCGTCATTTGTAAGTAATATTGTTTTCAAATCTTTCTCTTTTTCTTTTGATTGTAACAGAAAAGAGGGTTTTTTTTGAGAAAAAAAAATTGGGAGACTCTTTTTCATGATAAAATTATAAAAAAATTTAAAACATAGCTTTATAATTTTAATTTAAAAATTGGAGAAAAAAATTTTGGAAAAAGAGCTACTTACTGCAAAAGGTTATGATAGATTAACTGCGGAAATTAAAAAAATTACTCTTGAAGATCGCACAAAAATTATTGAAGAGGTGCAAACTGCAAGAGAACATGGTGATTTAAAAGAGAATGCTGAATATCATGCAGCAAAAGAAAAACAGAGACTTCTTGATAAAAAACTTGAAGAGTTAAATTCATTACTTGCAGATTCTCAAATTATTGA includes the following:
- a CDS encoding 5''/3''-nucleotidase SurE (PFAM: Survival protein SurE~TIGRFAM: 5'/3'-nucleotidase SurE), whose translation is MKTILLTNDDGFDASGIIAIREVLEKFGRVVTVAPAHQKSASAHSLTLKNPLKVVELEKDIYKIDDGTPSDCVYLSKNAIFKNMNFDLVVSGINEGANLGEDITYSGTVAGAMEGVLQGFPSIAISQVIGKGGNWKNIDYTLAKSVIENIVRKIFEGEMPIGERELLNINIPPKGDGKPEITFSGHRIYGNDFKQCDSPQNETHFWLGTHPLNWEVREKKKGFRSDFEAIFDGKTSITPVKLDLTAYERMEALSNWVK